The following are encoded together in the Triticum dicoccoides isolate Atlit2015 ecotype Zavitan chromosome 6B, WEW_v2.0, whole genome shotgun sequence genome:
- the LOC119326764 gene encoding disease resistance protein RGA5-like, which translates to MAASATTGVLNPLLGKLSQLLGEEYKKLTGVRKQASFLKDELSAMKALLDTMELMDNLHPSAKNWRDHIREMSYDMENCIDDFIHDIEGADAKKGFVRKMAQRLRRLGRRHQIANRIEELKVLAAEANARRERYNIDECINSSPGPVAVDPRIPALYKEAASLVGIDGPREELVNLLMDYEKKLKVVSIVGFGGLGKTTLAKQVYNEIGGKFACKAFFSVSQRPDVKSLLSGLQLKLEVPRKEENLKLEMGDSSHAYKLEDIIDHLREHLKHKRYLIIVDDLWDQASWNTIRCAFPDNANESRVMVTTRLDDVATTACLSDHACIYSMKPLKEQDSRRLFFSRVFGLENVCPPQFKEISAQILKKCGGLPLAIISVASLLASHEASPLSEWESIKNSLGAKSATKPTLEEMRGILNLSYMHLPVHLRPCFLYLGMYPEDRETERNDLVRQWIAEGFVCSSHGADLVDVAKSYFNELINRSMIQPVRTSHGEVLSCRVHDMMLDLILSKSTEDNFISIAYNYEDMARLHSCKYKVRRLSLQSSAGGATSETIATSMSQVRSYARFQESQYTPPLSQFKYLRVLTFEFPPNWETTVDLTAIVRLFLLRYLKVSALSAVVALPAEIQGLVHLQTLDLRCKETQSFPSDISCLANLFHLRLPLCIVLPQGIKKMKSIRTLRCWDMSRSSLEDIKGLGELINLKELYLSTRLNKCLTLEQEDALVSSIGMLQDLKCLVLDWEHGCSDPDSQLDSLHDPPRRLEELYLLDWEFRRVPKWIGELCCLRILNLHVLHLSSDEVGVLGQLPSLVGVRLKVPDVSQDKVVVGMGLFPVLEHFLFESDKDVNVYLSFEAGAMTKLQKLTLQFSWREWRGGTPAGMECLPCLQHIVVWLNSTSIKSDKNLEDVRADLESAFKSATSLHPGHPSVSVY; encoded by the exons GGGAGATGTCCTATGATATGGAGAACTGCATCGACGATTTCATTCATGACATCGAAGGTGCTGATGCAAAGAAAGGCTTCGTCAGGAAAATGGCTCAGCGGCTCAGGAGACTGGGGAGGCGTCATCAGATCGCCAACCGCATCGAGGAGCTCAAGGTTCTCGCGGCGGAGGCAAATGCTCGACGCGAGAGGTACAACATTGATGAGTGCATCAATTCGAGTCCTGGTCCTGTGGCCGTGGATCCCCGGATCCCAGCGCTCTACaaggaggcggcaagccttgttggTATTGACGGCCCGAGAGAAGAGCTGGTCAATTTGTTGATGGATTATGAGAAAAAACTCAAAGTGGTTTCCATTGTGGGGTTCGGAGGTTTGGGTAAAACCACGCTTGCCAAACAAGTGTATAATGAGATTGGAGGGAAATTTGCATGCAAGGCATTTTTCTCGGTCTCCCAAAGGCCAGATGTCAAAAGCCTTCTTAGCGGCCTACAATTAAAGCTTGAGGTTCCCCGGAAAGAAGAAAATTTAAAGCTTGAGATGGGGGATTCTTCTCATGCTTACAAGCTGGAAGATATTATTGACCACCTTAGAGAACACCTCAAACATAAGAG GTACTTAATTATCGTTGATGACTTGTGGGATCAAGCATCATGGAATACTATTAGGTGTGCCTTTCCAGACAATGCTAATGAAAGTAGAGTAATGGTAACCACACGATTGGATGACGTAGCTACCACAGCATGTTTGAGTGACCATGCCTGCATTTACAGTATGAAGCCACTCAAAGAGCAGGACTCAAGAAGATTATTTTTTAGTAGAGTATTTGGGCTGGAAAATGTCTGCCCACCACAGTTTAAAGAAATTTCAGCTCAAATTCTCAAGAAGTGTGGCGGATTGCCACTTGCAATTATCTCCGTAGCTAGCCTACTAGCTAGCCATGAAGCAAGTCCGTTGAGTGAATGGGAGAGCATAAAGAATTCTCTTGGTGCCAAGTCTGCCACAAAACCCACCTTGGAAGAGATGAGGGGTATACTGAACCTTAGCTACATGCATCTTCCTGTTCATCTCCGGCCATGTTTTTTGTATCTCGGCATGTATCCAGAAGACCGTGAGACCGAGAGGAATGACCTAGTTCGGCAATGGATAGCCGAAGGCTTTGTTTGTAGTTCGCATGGAGCGGATTTGGTTGATGttgcgaaaagttatttcaacgagCTTATCAATAGAAGTATGATTCAGCCTGTAAGAACATCTCATGGGGAGGTACTTTCTTGCAGAGTGCACGATATGATGCTGGATTTGATCCTAAGCAAGAGTACAGAAGACAATTTTATCAGTATAGCATATAACTatgaagacatggcaagattgcatagttGCAAGTACAAGGTTCGTCGATTATCCCTCCAATCGAGTGCTGGTGGTGCAACATCGGAGACCATTGCTACTAGCATGTCACAAGTTCGATCATATGCACGGTTTCAAGAGTCCCAATACACTCCTCCGCTTTCACAGTTTAAGTATCTACGGGTGCTTACCTTTGAGTTTCCACCTAATTGGGAAACGACAGTCGACCTGACTGCAATTGTCCGTTTGTTTTTACTGAGATATTTGAAAGTTTCAGCCTTATCAGCAGTCGTAGCGCTCCCGGCAGAAATTCAAGGGCTCGTACATTTGCAAACTCTGGACTTACGTTGCAAGGAGACCCAAAGCTTTCCTTCAGATATAAGTTGTTTGGCCAACTTGTTTCATCTGAGACTTCCATTGTGTATAGTGCTACCTCAAGGGATCAAGAAGATGAAATCAATACGCACCCTACGTTGTTGGGACATGTCGAGGAGTTCGCTGGAGGATATCAAAGGCCTTGGTGAGCTGATCAATCTGAAGGAATTGTACTTAAGCACACGTTTAAACAAGTGCTTGACGTTGGAACAAGAGGATGCTTTGGTCTCCTCCATCGGAATGCTCCAAGACCTCAAGTGCCTCGTCCTCGATTGGGAGCATGGATGCAGTGACCCTGACAGCCAGCTGGACTCCTTACATGATCCTCCTCGCCGTCTCGAGGAACTCTATCTGCTAGACTGGGAGTTCAGAAGAGTTCCCAAATGGATCGGTGAGCTATGTTGCCTCCGAATCCTCAATCTGCATGTGTTGCACCTGTCGAGTGATGAGGTTGGTGTTCTTGGTCAGCTCCCCTCCCTCGTCGGTGTCAGGCTCAAAGTGCCGGATGTCTCCCAAGACAAAGTTGTGGTTGGCATGGGGTTGTTTCCTGTTCTGGAGCACTTTTTGTTTGAGTCTGACAAAGATGTGAATGTGTATCTGAGCTTCGAGGCAGGAGCTatgaccaagctacaaaagctcacCCTGCAATTCagctggagagagtggagaggtggTACACCAGCCGGCATGGAGTGCCTGCCATGCCTCCAGCACATCGTGGTGTGGCTCAACTCCACTAGCATCAAGTCAGACAAAAATCTGGAAGATGTACGTGCTGATCTCGAGTCTGCTTTCAAGAGCGCCACAAGTCTGCACCCAGGGCATCCCTCTGTTTCAGTTTATTAG